In one Neobacillus sp. CF12 genomic region, the following are encoded:
- a CDS encoding response regulator transcription factor has product MDQYHVLVVDDDKEIRDGIEIYLKNEGLIVFKAQDGVEALEILNEQEVHLILLDIMMPRMDGISATFKIREQKNIPIIILSAKSEDTDKILGLQVGADDYVTKPFNPLELIARVKSQLRRYVTLGQFDRKNKTIDLNGLTIDQEAKEVAVNGERVKLTPIEYKIVELLMVNAGRVFSISDIYERVWKEPCYNAENTVAVHIRKIREKIEIDPKNPRYLKVVWGIGYKMEK; this is encoded by the coding sequence ATGGATCAATATCATGTGTTAGTGGTAGATGACGACAAAGAAATACGTGATGGGATTGAAATCTACTTAAAGAATGAGGGTCTTATCGTATTTAAAGCTCAGGATGGCGTTGAGGCACTAGAAATTTTAAATGAACAAGAAGTCCATTTGATTCTACTAGATATCATGATGCCGAGAATGGATGGGATATCTGCAACATTTAAAATACGTGAACAAAAGAATATTCCCATCATTATTTTAAGTGCTAAAAGTGAAGATACAGATAAGATTTTAGGTTTGCAAGTGGGTGCGGATGATTATGTTACAAAACCATTTAATCCGTTGGAACTTATTGCAAGGGTAAAATCCCAGCTTAGAAGGTATGTAACATTAGGTCAATTTGATCGGAAAAACAAAACAATTGATTTGAATGGTCTTACGATTGATCAGGAGGCAAAGGAAGTTGCCGTAAATGGGGAGCGGGTGAAATTAACACCGATCGAATATAAAATTGTAGAATTACTAATGGTCAATGCCGGTCGTGTGTTTTCAATTTCTGATATATACGAAAGGGTTTGGAAGGAACCTTGCTACAATGCGGAAAACACGGTTGCAGTCCACATTCGTAAAATTCGAGAAAAAATCGAAATCGACCCAAAAAATCCGAGATATTTAAAGGTGGTATGGGGAATTGGATACAAAATGGAAAAATAG
- a CDS encoding DUF3817 domain-containing protein translates to MLKTIIGRFRFFGFIEGASLLILLCIAMPLKYAAGYPEAVRIVGSLHGFFFILYVLVIAYTTFKIRWSLWWVVSAFAVAFIPFGNIILDRFIKNSLLIEK, encoded by the coding sequence ATGCTTAAAACAATTATTGGGCGTTTTCGATTTTTCGGATTTATTGAAGGTGCCTCTCTACTTATTCTGTTATGTATAGCTATGCCACTAAAATATGCAGCAGGATATCCTGAAGCTGTTAGAATTGTGGGTTCGTTACATGGGTTCTTTTTTATACTCTATGTTTTGGTGATTGCATATACAACTTTTAAAATCAGGTGGTCCCTATGGTGGGTTGTCAGTGCATTTGCAGTTGCTTTTATTCCGTTTGGTAATATTATTTTAGATAGGTTTATAAAAAACTCTTTACTAATTGAAAAGTAA
- a CDS encoding histidine kinase dimerization/phospho-acceptor domain-containing protein yields MDTKWKNRLKIIAWLVLFAFGVSGVLSALINDNDYHQKSYFNTSQFQKKIDNLTRYIHAFEVTYQSKEEMKEAITVTEDEIEVERYKYGNLTEQIMNIEQQYQSRIEEAKANDNQDIADIYIKERDQKIDEVTKDFESDEKIKNAIIKEKKENIDDYIHDLENYREEYESYQEAFVYYLKNTKTGEIYTNLSTTDRRSVDQEINDESMYFIQSYPTKKRGYLAMNEEPLIGGYEELVNLPQTNSNDLYEGKIGVSKDATFTNSIMLDYHSYDSQRIVFWIYTLGGLLALIASVILGKKMEIIVQVAPPEWKRKYDKLPVDVALLLLGIFVLSTIALIENSTYNYFNIDLDDIIINLVFLTLFIALTMMQAIYFYTRLRTISAEKGVWQKTIIGRVLKRIRNFFVKLVNTFRNAFLNRRVGTQVFILLTIVFLFGILTALIFMDEDFLALYIPAVLIIGIPLFILIIKRTGYFNQILSNAGALANGEFKPDLPIIGKSILAKLAGDINQMKSGVKSSQKAQAKSERLKTELITNVSHDLRTPLTSIITYSELLKNPELTEDERTSYLEIIDRKSKRLKVLIDDLFEASKMASGAVELAKSKVDIVQLLQQSLAEYNETMEDSHVQFRVSNPDNPVYAMVDGQKLWRVFDNIIGNILKYSLENSRAYINVIEKNHKVKITFKNISKYELSENIDELFERFKRGDESRHTDGSGLGLAIAKSIIDLHEGTLDIDVDGDLFKVTVILDILENG; encoded by the coding sequence TTGGATACAAAATGGAAAAATAGGCTAAAGATTATCGCATGGCTCGTATTATTTGCGTTTGGAGTAAGTGGTGTTTTATCTGCATTAATAAATGATAATGATTATCATCAAAAAAGTTACTTTAATACATCCCAATTTCAAAAAAAAATCGATAATTTAACACGATATATCCATGCATTTGAGGTTACTTACCAATCAAAGGAAGAAATGAAAGAAGCTATTACCGTAACAGAGGATGAAATAGAAGTTGAACGGTATAAATATGGTAATTTAACTGAACAGATTATGAATATTGAACAACAATACCAATCAAGAATAGAAGAAGCTAAAGCAAATGATAATCAGGATATCGCAGATATTTATATTAAGGAAAGAGACCAAAAAATTGATGAGGTCACAAAAGATTTTGAAAGTGATGAGAAAATTAAGAATGCAATCATAAAAGAAAAAAAAGAAAACATTGATGACTATATCCATGACCTAGAAAATTATCGTGAGGAGTATGAAAGTTATCAAGAGGCATTTGTTTATTATTTGAAAAACACAAAAACTGGTGAAATATATACGAATCTATCAACAACAGATAGGAGATCTGTTGATCAAGAAATCAATGATGAAAGTATGTATTTTATTCAGAGTTATCCTACAAAAAAACGTGGTTATCTTGCAATGAATGAAGAACCATTAATAGGCGGATATGAGGAGTTAGTGAACCTGCCACAAACCAACTCAAATGATCTATATGAAGGGAAAATAGGAGTTTCAAAGGATGCTACCTTCACAAACTCGATTATGCTGGATTATCATAGCTATGATAGTCAACGAATTGTTTTTTGGATCTATACGCTAGGTGGTTTACTAGCCTTGATTGCAAGTGTCATCTTGGGCAAGAAGATGGAAATAATAGTTCAGGTAGCACCTCCTGAATGGAAGAGAAAATATGATAAATTACCAGTCGATGTTGCATTACTACTTCTGGGGATATTTGTTCTATCTACTATTGCATTAATTGAAAACTCAACCTATAACTATTTTAATATTGATTTAGATGATATCATAATTAATCTCGTATTTTTAACTTTATTTATTGCTTTAACAATGATGCAAGCCATCTATTTCTACACTAGACTTAGAACGATTTCAGCTGAAAAGGGAGTTTGGCAAAAAACGATTATCGGGCGTGTATTAAAACGTATTAGAAATTTCTTTGTGAAGTTGGTAAATACCTTCCGTAATGCCTTCTTAAATCGTCGAGTAGGAACTCAGGTTTTCATCCTGTTGACAATTGTCTTTTTATTTGGGATTTTAACGGCTCTTATATTCATGGATGAGGATTTCTTAGCCTTATATATACCAGCTGTCTTAATTATTGGAATACCTCTATTTATTTTAATAATCAAAAGAACAGGTTATTTTAATCAAATCCTATCTAATGCAGGAGCATTGGCAAATGGAGAGTTTAAGCCTGATTTGCCTATCATTGGGAAATCAATTTTAGCTAAGCTTGCAGGGGATATTAACCAAATGAAATCCGGTGTCAAATCATCACAAAAAGCCCAGGCGAAAAGTGAAAGACTGAAAACAGAGTTAATTACGAATGTCAGTCATGATTTACGGACACCATTAACTTCGATTATTACTTATTCGGAACTCCTTAAAAATCCAGAGTTAACGGAGGATGAGCGAACATCGTACCTTGAAATTATTGACCGCAAATCAAAGCGCTTAAAGGTGTTAATCGATGATTTATTTGAAGCCTCAAAAATGGCCAGCGGTGCTGTGGAGTTAGCAAAATCCAAGGTAGACATCGTCCAACTACTTCAGCAATCTCTAGCGGAGTATAATGAAACGATGGAAGATTCTCATGTTCAATTCCGAGTGTCAAATCCAGATAACCCTGTTTATGCCATGGTTGATGGTCAGAAGCTTTGGCGTGTTTTTGATAATATAATTGGGAACATACTCAAATACTCTTTAGAGAATTCAAGGGCTTATATTAATGTCATTGAGAAAAATCACAAAGTGAAGATTACGTTTAAGAATATCTCTAAATATGAGCTAAGTGAGAATATCGATGAATTATTTGAGCGGTTTAAGCGTGGTGATGAATCACGACATACCGATGGATCTGGCCTTGGTCTCGCAATCGCAAAGTCAATCATTGATTTACATGAAGGTACTTTAGATATTGATGTAGATGGAGACTTG